The Aspergillus luchuensis IFO 4308 DNA, chromosome 7, nearly complete sequence genome has a segment encoding these proteins:
- the AMY1 gene encoding alpha-amylase (CAZy:GH13;~COG:G;~EggNog:ENOG410PGMM;~InterPro:IPR006046,IPR006047,IPR015340,IPR017853, IPR013780,IPR013777;~PFAM:PF00128,PF09260;~go_function: GO:0003824 - catalytic activity [Evidence IEA];~go_function: GO:0004556 - alpha-amylase activity [Evidence IEA];~go_function: GO:0005509 - calcium ion binding [Evidence IEA];~go_function: GO:0043169 - cation binding [Evidence IEA];~go_process: GO:0005975 - carbohydrate metabolic process [Evidence IEA];~go_process: GO:0016052 - carbohydrate catabolic process [Evidence IEA]) has product MMVAWWSLFLYGLQVAAPALAATPADWRSQSIYFLLTDRFARTDGSTTATCNTADQKYCGGTWQGIIDKLDYIQGMGFTAIWITPVTAQLPQTTAYGDAYHGYWQQDIYSLNENYGTADDLKALSSALHERGMYLMVDVVANHMGYDGAGSSVDYSVFKPFSSQDYFHPFCFIQNYEDQTQVEDCWLGDNTVSLPDLDTTKDVVKNEWYDWVGSLVSNYSIDGLRIDTVKHVQKDFWPGYNKAAGVYCIGEVLDGDPAYTCPYQNVMDGVLNYPIYYPLLNAFKSTSGSMDDLYNMINTVKSDCPDSTLLGTFVENHDNPRFASYTNDIALAKNVAAFIILNDGIPIIYAGQEQHYAGGNDPANREATWLSGYPTDSELYKLIASANAIRNYAISKDTGFVTYKNWPIYKDDTTIAMRKGTDGSQIVTILSNKGASGDSYTLSLSGAGYTAGQQLTEVIGCTTVTVGSDGNVPVPMAGGLPRVLYPTEKLAGSKICSSS; this is encoded by the exons ATGATGGTCGCGTGGTGGTCTCTATTTCTGTACGGCCTTCAGGTCGCGGCACCTGCTTTGGCTGCAACGCCTGCGGACTGGCGATCGCAATCCATTTATTTCCTTCTCACGGATCGATTTGCAAGGACGGATGGGTCGACGACTGCGACTTGTAATACTGCGGATCAG AAATACTGTGGTGGAACTTGGCAGGGCATCATCGACAAG TTGGACTATATCCAGGGAATGGGCTTCACAGCCATCTGGATCACCCCCGTTACAGCCCAGCTGCCCCAGACCACCGCATATGGAGATGCCTACCATGGCTACTGGCAGCAGGATAT ATACTCTCTGAACGAAAACTACGGCACTGCAGATGACTTGAAGGCGCTCTCTTCGGCCCTTCATGAGAGGGGGATGTATCTTATGGTCGATGTGGTTGCTAACCATATG GGCTATGATGGAGCGGGTAGCTCAGTCGATTACAGTGTGTTTAAACCGTTCAGTTCCCAAGACTACTTCCACCCGTTCTGTTTCATTCAAAACTATGAAGATCAGACTCAGGTTGAGGATTGCTGGCTAGGAGATAACACTGTCTCCTTGCCTGATCTCGATACCACCAAGGATGTGGTCAAGAATGAATGGTACGACTGGGTGGGATCATTGGTATCGAACTACTCCA TTGACGGCCTCCGTATCGACACAGTAAAACACGTCCAGAAGGACTTCTGGCCCGGGTACAACAAAGCCGCAGGCGTGTACTGTATCGGCGAGGTGCTCGACGGTGATCCGGCCTACACTTGTCCCTACCAGAACGTCATGGACGGCGTACTGAACTATCCCAT TTACTATCCACTCCTCAACGCCTTCAAGTCAACCTCCGGCAGCATGGACGACCTCTACAACATGATCAACACCGTCAAATCCGACTGTCCAGACTCAACACTCCTGGGCACATTCGTCGAGAACCACGACAACCCACGGTTCGCTTC TTACACCAACGACATAGCCCTCGCCAAGAACGTCGCAgcattcatcatcctcaacgACGGAATCCCCATCATCTACGCCGGCCAAGAACAGCACTACGCCGGCGGAAACGACCCCGCGAACCGCGAAGCAACCTGGCTCTCGGGCTACCCGACCGACAGCGAGCTGTACAAGTTAATTGCCTCCGCGAACGCAATCCGGAACTATGCCATTAGCAAAGATACAGGATTCGTGACCTACAAG AACTGGCCCATCTACAAAGACGACACAACGATCGCCATGCGCAAGGGCACAGATGGGTCGCAGATCGTGACTATCTTGTCCAACAAGGGTGCTTCGGGTGATTCGTATACCCTCTCCTTGAGTGGTGCGGGTTACACAGCCGGCCAGCAATTGACGGAGGTCATTGGCTGCACGACCGTGACGGTTGGTTCGGATGGAAATGTGCCTGTTCCTATGGCAGGTGGGCTACCTAGGGTATTGTATCCGACTGAGAAGTTGGCAGGTAGCAAGATCTGTAGTAGCTCGTGA
- a CDS encoding glycoside hydrolase family 28 protein (CAZy:GH28;~COG:G;~EggNog:ENOG410PFRD;~InterPro:IPR000743,IPR012334,IPR006626,IPR011050;~PFAM:PF00295;~SECRETED:SignalP(1-19);~go_function: GO:0004650 - polygalacturonase activity [Evidence IEA];~go_process: GO:0005975 - carbohydrate metabolic process [Evidence IEA]), with the protein MPSAKPLFCLATLAGAALAAPAPSRATDFNKRSTCTFTDAATASESKTSCSDIVLKDITVPAGETLNLKDLNDGTTVTFEGTTTWEYEEWDGPLLRISGKDITVTQSSDAVLNGNGAKWWDGEGTNGGKTKPKFFYAHDLDDSKISGLYIKNTPVQAISVESDNLVIEDVTIDNSDGDSEGGHNTDGFDISESTYITITGATVKNQDDCVAINSGENIYFSGGTCSGGHGLSIGSVGGRDDNTVKNVTFIDSTVSDSENGVRIKTVYDATGTVEDITYSNIQLSGISDYGIVIEQDYENGDPTGTPSNGVTISDVTLEDITGSVDSDAVEIYILCGDGSCTDWTMSGIDITGGETSSDCENVPSGASCSQ; encoded by the exons ATGCCTTCTGCCAAGCCTTTGTTCTGCCTCGCGACCCTGGCCGGTGCCGCTCTGGCTGCTCCTGCGCCTTCCCGCGCCACCGACTTCAACAAGCGGTCCACCTGCACCTTCACTGATGCTGCCACCGCCTCCGAGAGCAAGACCTCCTGCTCCGACATCGTcctcaaggacatcaccGTCCCTGCCGGTGAGACCCTTAACTTGAAGGACCTCAACGATGGCACCACC GTCACCTTTGAGGGAACCACCACCTGGGAGTACGAGGAGTGGGACGGACCCCTCCTCCGTATCTCCGGTAAGGACATCACCGTTACCCAGTCCTCCGACGCCGTCCTCAACGGCAACGGTGCTAAGTGGTGGGACGGTGAGGGAACCAACGGCGGCAAGACCAAGCCCAAGTTCTTCTACGCCCATGACCTCGATGACTCCAAGATCTCCGGTCTCTACATCAAGAACACCCCTGTCCAGGCCATCTCCGTCGAGTCGGACAACCTCGTGATCGAGGACGTCACCATCGACAACAGCGACGGTGATTCCGAGGGCGGCCACAACACCGACGGTTTCGACATCAGCGAGAGTACctacatcaccatcaccggcGCCACCGTCAAGAACCAGGACGACTGCGTCGCCATCAACTCCGGCGAGAACATCTACTTCTCCGGCGGTACCTGCTCCGGCGGTCACGGTCTGTCCATCGGCTCCGTTGGTGGCCGCGACGACAACACCGTCAAGAACGTCACCTTCATCGACTCGACTGTCTCTGACTCCGAGAACGGTGTTCGCATCAAGACCGTTTATGATGCTACCGGTACCGTCGAGGACATCACCTACTCCAACATCCAGCTCTCCGGCATCTCCGACTACGGTATTGTCATCGAGCAGGACTACGAGAACGGTGACCCTACCGGTACCCCCTCCAACGGTGTTACCATCTCCGATGTTACCCTCGAGGATATCACTGGCTCGGTTGACTCCGACGCTGTTGAGATCTACATCCTTTGCGGTGACGGCAGCTGCACTGACTGGACCATGTCCGGCATTGACATCACCGGCGGTGAGACCAGCAGCGATTGCGAGAATGTTCCCTCTGGCGCTTCCTGCAGTCAGTAA